The following proteins come from a genomic window of Gossypium raimondii isolate GPD5lz chromosome 5, ASM2569854v1, whole genome shotgun sequence:
- the LOC105770526 gene encoding probable serine/threonine-protein kinase At1g01540, producing the protein MSGYSFLNDQLSKRTSIFSLQLWVVLGICVGAAIVIVLFLISLWITCKRQNKATCSSNNVVKPILNSSIPIASKEFQEIRVEPSHHSNPVLLPESDPVLILHPEEGSGAVSRCNGIHIEIGKDHKVASPERGSGSSHGSGEARCSDQGMTVRAVPEVSHLGWGHWYTLRELEESTNDFAADNVIGEGGYGIVYRGVLEDNSKVAVKNLLNNRGQAEKEFKVEVEAIGRVRHKNLVRLLGYCAEGAHRMLVYEYVDNGNLEQWLHGDVGPCSPLTWEIRMNIVLGTAKGLAYLHEGLEPKVVHRDIKSSNILLDKQWNPKVSDFGLAKLLGSGRSYVTTRVMGTFGYVAPEYASTGMLNERSDVYSFGILLMEIISGRTPVDYSRPQGEVNLVEWIKSMVSNRNAEGVLDPRLPEKPSSRALKRALLVALRCVDPNAQKRPKMGHVIHMLEADEFPFRDERKDGRENMRSLRDDVKNRLTDKRVNESGDSSGYESGAQTNRSLWRKQES; encoded by the exons ATGTCTGGTTATTCATTCTTAAACGATCAGCTGTCGAAACGCACCTCTATTTTCAGTTTGCAATTATGGGTTGTTCTTGGAATCTGCGTTGGAGCTGCTATAGTCATCGTTCTCTTCCTTATTTCCCTTTGGATCACTTGTAAACGCCAAAACAAAGCAACCTGCAGCAGCAACAACGTTGTTAAGCCTATTCTTAACTCCAGTATCCCCATCGCTTCTAAGGAGTTTCAAGAAATCCGCGTCGAACCGTCCCATCATTCTAACCCTGTCCTACTTCCGGAATCCGACCCTGTATTGATTCTTCATCCGGAAGAAGGCAGCGGCGCTGTTTCTAGGTGCAACGGCATTCACATTGAGATAGGGAAGGATCATAAGGTAGCGTCTCCAGAGCGTGGATCCGGGTCGAGTCACGGGTCAGGTGAGGCCCGGTGTAGTGATCAAGGGATGACAGTTAGGGCGGTTCCGGAAGTTTCCCACTTGGGGTGGGGACATTGGTATACATTGAGAGAGCTTGAGGAGTCTACAAATGATTTTGCGGCGGATAATGTGATTGGTGAAGGGGGTTATGGAATTGTTTACCGTGGAGTTTTGGAAGACAATAGCAAAGTTGCTGTCAAGAATCTGCTAAATAATAG aGGTCAAGCTGAAAAGGAGTTTAAGGTTGAAGTGGAAGCAATTGGGCGCGTACGGCATAAGAACTTGGTGAGACTACTTGGTTATTGTGCTGAAGGAGCTCATAG GATGCTTGTTTATGAGTATGTTGACAATGGGAATTTAGAACAATGGCTTCATGGAGATGTGGGACCTTGCAGCCCTTTGACATGGGAGATCCGTATGAATATAGTGCTTGGAACTGCGAAAGG GTTGGCATATCTGCATGAGGGACTTGAACCTAAGGTTGTTCATCGTGATATCAAGTCAAGCAACATTTTGCTTGATAAGCAGTGGAATCCAAAAGTATCTGACTTTGGCCTTGCCAAGCTCTTGGGGTCTGGGAGGAGTTATGTGACCACTCGTGTGATGGGAACATTCGG ATATGTGGCTCCTGAATATGCTAGCACAGGCATGCTAAACGAGAGAAGTGATGTATACAGCTTTGGCATTCTTCTTATGGAAATAATTTCAGGAAGAACTCCGGTGGATTACAGCCGGCCTCAAGGAGAG GTAAATCTGGTCGAGTGGATTAAATCCATGGTTAGCAACAGGAATGCAGAGGGTGTTTTGGATCCAAGGTTACcagagaagccttcttccagagCACTGAAGCGAGCCCTTTTAGTTGCTTTACGCTGCGTGGACCCAAATGCTCAGAAAAGGCCTAAAATGGGGCATGTAATTCATATGCTAGAAGCCGATGAGTTCCCGTTTAGAGAT GAACGCAAAGATGGACGGGAGAACATGCGCTCACTACGAGATGATGTAAAGAATAGATTGACTGACAAACGTGTAAACGAATCCGGTGATAGTAGTGGGTATGAAAGTGGTGCCCAAACTAATAGATCATTATGGAGAAAACAAGAATCCTAA
- the LOC105771079 gene encoding probable WRKY transcription factor 7, with protein MTVELKMVYGGDGGGSFARKVVETALKEAANSGIQGVEELITLMSKNQELFNPDVSIKTAAPSGSAESAMDIQAVTDKTVNSFKEVISLLDRPRIGHARFRRAPVLHPEQDTEQASKKIQEPETGSSSFQVTKDQVSAFKPFCSTPSYRLPPLPHSRPQSKRSPPLIAKIGVLERNESPSTINFSSSRTLSAGNSFISSSTGNTDSFQPSGFQFTSPSHVPSSGKPPLFSSLKRKCNSLDGAALKYGSFSRRCHCSKKRKSRLKKVIRVPAISNKTADIPPDEYSWRKYGQKPIKGSPHPRGYYRCSSVKGCPARKHVERALDEPMMLIVTYEADHNHRHNSTDVSPALILESS; from the exons ATGACCGTGGAATTGAAGATGGTATACGGCGGTGACGGTGGTGGTAGTTTTGCAAGAAAAGTGGTGGAAACTGCTTTGAAAGAAGCTGCAAATTCTGGGATTCAGGGTGTTGAAGAATTGATAACGTTGATGTCTAAAAATCAAGAGCTTTTCAATCCAGATGTTTCTATTAAAACTGCTGCTCCATCTGGTTCAGCAGAGTCAGCCATGGATATCCAAGCTGTTACAGATAAGACTGTTAACTCTTTCAAAGAGGTTATTTCTTTATTGGATCGACCGAGAATCGGCCATGCTCGATTTAGACGAGCCCCTGTTCTTCACCCAGAACAAGATACAGAACAAGCTTCGAAGAAGATTCAAGAGCCAGAGACGGGGTCTTCTTCTTTTCAAGTAACCAAAGATCAAGTGTCTGCTTTTAAGCCTTTTTGTTCGACCCCAAGTTATAGGTTGCCTCCTTTGCCTCATAGTCGCCCCCAGAGTAAAAGAAGTCCTCCTTTGATAGCAAAGATTGGTGTTTTGGAAAGAAACGAATCGCCTAGTACCATAAATTTCTCATCCTCGCGTACTTTGTCTGCTGGgaattcatttatttcttcCTCAACAGGAAATACTGATAGCTTTCAGCCATCCGGTTTCCAATTTACTAGTCCTTCTCACGTCCCTTCTTCTGGCAAACCTCCATTGTTTTCCTCTTTGAAAAGGAAGTGCAATTCATTGGATGGTGCTGCTCTTAAATACGGTTCATTCTCTCGCCGTTGCCATTGCTCCAAGAAAAG GAAATCAAGATTGAAGAAGGTCATTAGAGTTCCAGCTATTAGCAACAAGACGGCTGATATTCCTCCTGATGAATATTCATGGAGAAAATATGGGCAGAAACCAATCAAGGGGTCCCCTCATCCAAG GGGGTATTACAGGTGCAGCAGCGTCAAAGGCTGCCCTGCCAGGAAACATGTAGAGCGAGCTCTAGATGAACCGATGATGCTGATTGTAACATATGAAGCTGACCACAATCATAGGCATAACAGCACCGATGTCTCACCTGCTTTGATCCTGGAATCATCTTAA